A window from Paramormyrops kingsleyae isolate MSU_618 unplaced genomic scaffold, PKINGS_0.4 ups204, whole genome shotgun sequence encodes these proteins:
- the LOC140587386 gene encoding uncharacterized protein, whose product MWNAQIGILVAFCLYACADISLHRQRRKRTTSQPEVSTFGFSYPDQEALTRNNPRNCVGRELWCNFSDKHCGRCNGMSSLSGVRRWSFHCTQGHSPGNKSLGAMESTTTESKAERIARYKAERRRELAERYANTEELPLKYVRKDKREALDTAGTEQKSDVCEADRITLEMDVASSSRSAGHKACADALMQDEDKGQHILPQKITNGSKVVMGRDASSLQCR is encoded by the exons ATGTGGAACGCTCAGATCGGAATTCTtgtggctttttgcttatacgcATGCGCTGACATCAGCTTGCACCGGCAGCGCaggaag CGGACCACGAGTCAGCCAGAAGTCTCCACCTTTGGATTTAGTTACCCTGATCAGGAAGCCCTTACAAGGAATAATCCCAGAAACTGTGTGGGAAGAGAGTTGTGGTGCAACTTTAGTGATAAG CATTGCGGGCGCTGTAATGGAATGAGCAGCCTGTCAGGAGTGAGACGCTGGAGTTTTCACTGCACTCAG GGACACAGTCCAGGAAATAAATCATTGGGTGCCATGGAAAGCACAACCACGGAATCCAAAGCTGAGCGGATTGCAAGGTACAAggcagagaggaggagagagctGGCGGAACGCTATGCTAACACGGAAGAACTTCCCTTAAAATATGTAAGGAAGGACAAAAGAGAAGCCTTGGACACTGCAGGCACAGAGCAAAAGTCAGATGTCTGTGAGGCTGATAGGATCACACTGGAGATGGACGTGGCGTCCTCAAGCAGGAGTGCGGGACATAAAGCATGTGCTGATGCCCTGATGCAAGATGAGGACAAAGGGCAGCACATTCTTCCTCAAAAAATTACCAATGGCAGCAAAGTGGTCATGGGCAGAGATGCATCATCTCTCCAGTGCAGGTGA